The Pectinophora gossypiella chromosome 15, ilPecGoss1.1, whole genome shotgun sequence genome has a window encoding:
- the LOC126373170 gene encoding luciferin sulfotransferase-like produces the protein MERKHGAYTMIPFTEEEHAKYKKVYSDERQFVRIGPSGYVLPTGWLAHSEDVRTMPLRPDDVFVASYPRSGTTWTQELVWLIANDMNFEKAKSIPLTDRYPFLEEFIFLPSLRWLIGNDLEKLKNIEETMRPAPEVLASTPSPRFIKSHLPMSLLPEGTLDTARVVYVARDPRDVAVSCYHFYKSLKKYAMRATFKEFHELFINDLETWAPFFEHVKEAWHQRNHPNMLFLFYEELSKDLGSAARRVADFLGKQYTDEQYARLLDHLKFDNFQKNTAVNLSEYKKLGIMEEYGNFIRKGKAGGWRDNYDEEMIRRTEQWMADNLRDMDLRFQCNWEFNVEK, from the exons ATGGAACGGAAACATGGTGCTTATACAATGATACCTTTTACAGAGGAGGAGCatgctaaatataaaaaagtatata GTGATGAAAGACAATTCGTGAGAATAGGACCTTCAGGGTATGTCCTGCCGACTGGCTGGCTGGCGCACTCTGAGGACGTGAGGACAATGCCACTGCGACCTGATGATGTCTTCGTCGCTTCCTACCCGCGATCAG gtACAACTTGGACACAAGAGCTCGTGTGGTTAATTGCAAATGACATGAACTTTGAAAAGGCGAAGTCTATCCCTCTCACTGACAGATATCCGTTTTTGGA AGAATTCATATTTTTACCATCTCTTCGATGGCTTATTGGAAATGACCtggagaaattaaaaaatattgaagaaaCAATGAGACCTGCGCCAGAGGTATTGGCCTCGACCCCCTCCCCCCGCTTCATCAAGAGCCACCTCCCCATGTCCCTGCTCCCTGAGGGCACCCTGGACACTGCCAGAGTGGTCTACGTGGCCAGAGACCCCAGAGACGTAGCCGTCTCCTGCTATCACTTCTACAAGTCTCTCAAAAAGTACGCAATGAGGGCTACTTTCAAGGAATTCCATGAACTATTTATAAATGACTTAG AAACCTGGGCCCCATTCTTCGAGCACGTGAAGGAAGCGTGGCACCAGAGGAATCATCCCAACATGCTGTTTCTATTctatgaggaactttccaag GACCTAGGCTCGGCCGCGCGGAGAGTAGCCGACTTCCTAGGCAAGCAGTACACAGATGAGCAGTACGCCAGACTGCTCGACCATCTCAAGTTCGACAACTTCCAGAAGAATACAGCTGTTAATCTAAGTGAATATAAAAAACTTGGGATAATGGAAGAGTATGGGAATttcattagaaaag GTAAGGCAGGCGGCTGGCGAGATAACTACGACGAGGAGATGATACGACGTACTGAGCAGTGGATGGCAGACAACCTGAGAGACATGGACCTGCGTTTTCAGTGTAATTGGGAATTCAATGtcgaaaaataa